The genome window TGATTTGGACACCTTCCTTTCGGACATATCTGACACCCTCTTCACCATGACACAGATGCCTAGCACCCACCAGGTTCTCCCCGAAGATGGTAGGTGCTGCAGACCATGCTTCAGCAGGATGTGGAGGAGGAATCCAGATGTTGTGTCTTGGCTTACCCCCCGAGAGCTGCCAGCCATGTCCCTTTGGGCAGGCAGGGTCCCCTGGCATGTGCCCTGAtggggcagggggaagggaTATTCCTGTTCTGCCCAAACAGGAGCCACCAGGGGAGAGGGTGCTTGAGGAGTGTTTGGACAGGGTGGGATCATCCCGTTCTCCTGTGGTTCCCTATGCACAAGCATGCTGAGGGCTGAGCTCCCCAGGGACCACCAGCACCATGAAGGACTTTGCACCAGCCCTGAGGGCAGGTCCTGCTTCCATGGCCACTCTTTGCTGTCCCTACCTGGCCATGTCTCTTTGGCATCTGCAGCTCTAGCCAGGTCCTGTGCCAAGAATCAGCCTTTCAGTGGGGTTCCTAGGAACTTGATGAGGCCCTAGAGATGCTGATGGACAGtagtgggatgggatgggatgggatgggatgggatgggatgggatgggatgggatgggatgggatgggatgggatggcccTGGCTCTCCTCAGGGTAGGCACTTatctccctgcccagggcagagagCAGTGATACAGGGTGATTCTGGAGTGACACAGAGGTGTGGCAGCCAGGTAGGTGTCAGGGCAGTGGTGGGAGCAGCCCTCCAGGTGGGTCACAGGGATGCAGTGGCTGGGCTTTGATgttccagctctgccctcttCCAGCGTATGTTGGGAATGCTGACATGATACAGCCGGATTTGgcacccctgcagcccagcctggatGACATGGACATATCAGGTAAGAGGCAGCCTGGATGCAGTACcacatcccacccagccctgcacactGTGACTGCCTAAAATAGGGGGGTCACAGATTTGGCCTGGCAGTAGTAGGAATTTCTGAGACAAGCCAAGAGCACTGGACATCTAATAGcctgggaaaagcagcatgGATGGGCAGGGGCTGAAGGCAGAGCCTTGTTgtgcctgcctgcccctggaAAGAGCCACAGAAGGTCAGGAAGGGCTTGGCCAGGAGGTGTGGGAGGGGATTTCTACAAAAAGAGGTTATTTCCAGGAGTGCTAAAGGCCCTCATTTTGGCTGCAGACAGAGGAAGGACAATCGTCCCCCAGAGGAAGAGGAAACCTCAAGAGAGTAGGTTCTTCTGAGTCCCCTCCTCACCCCACTGCCCAGCCAGCCTGGGTGGTTGGCTTGGAGCTGGGaccctgcacagggctgtgctACATCCCCTGCGGACAAGTCACTGTCCCTACCAGGCTGCCCAAAGACAAATCTGGCCCTGGTTTCCAGCTGTGGGAATACCAGCAAGTGGGCAGTAGCAAACTGCTCCATGCTGCCATGCAGGCCCTGAGCTGTGAATGTCCATGCAGTCAGATGGGACATGTCCTGGTCGCAGCAGTGTCCCCAAATGCCAGGGCAAGGCACTGTTGGGGACCAGCTTTGCCCTCGAACATGTCAGAGCTGGTAGCCTGTGTACATTGTGCAGGGTGGAAGCCTGCTGGCTACACAGCTATAGTTAGTggccttgggcagcaccagcatCTCCCTGTGTGAGTAGCCTGGATCTCCATGGCCCGTCTCAACTTCctccaggaggaggaaaaaagggtACTTGCACCATATGGCTGTGGGGTGTTGCAAGACCAGATGCTGGCATGGAGCAGTCTGGGCACTTTATGTGCCAGGGCAGATGGTGGCATGGGTGCCCTTGGGATGGATGCTTTTGCAATAGATGAGGTGGGAAGACTCCTGCCAGCACCCTCTCAACTCATTCCAACCAGAGATCCTATCAGAGTGAGGCATCCTGGGAAGAAAGTCTGTTGCCATGTCTGATGCTTCACCTTCTGTCCCCTGGTGCCCAAGTGGGCATCAGTTCCTAGAAGGTGTGACAGCTCCAAGTGGGTCAAATTGTCACTTGGTAAGTGTTCCTTATCCTGAGAGTTGCTGTAtgctgtcacagcagcagctccaacaGCTCTCTGAGGGCCCAGCATGGCCTCATGCTCAGCAGGAGATGGCAGGAGCACGGTGGTTCCTTTCTGAATCAATATATCAGCTAGGTTGgcttttttcctgggaaaaggccTTTTGCTTCAGGGTGCTTCTTAGCAATGGGATGGGTCTTACTACAGACCACAACATCACAAGGAAACATCCCTTCCTGCTCTGACCATGTCCAGTGCCTCAGCCCAGTGAcactgctgaggctggggagggtCCCCAGTCTAGCTGGGGCTCCTGGTCTGCCAGGCTGGTGTGCCCTGAGACAGAGCAGCATCCCATGGGGTTCTTGGAGACCTGATGGTGGGAGTTTTGTCCTGGATGGAACAGCTCCCTGGGTGATAAGGTGTTACATTTGAGCACTGTGTGTGCCATGTACCTCTGGGACTGTGGGGAGAGTAGGGAGAGGAGATTGGGGTGCTGGGTGCCAGCCAACCCAATTATGTCCCAAAAGGTCACTTATTCAGCAGGGCACGCAACTTTGGAGCAAGGATCACCCAGCAGCCTCATGCAGAGCTACAGAGAGCAGGCATGTGGGGTAGGCACCATGGGGTCACAGAGCTGTTTTTGTGTGGGGTGGtgtggcagagctcagtgcctgtCAGTCAGTGCCTGCAAACCAATCCCCAAATGAGGAAGCATCTTGTGTGTGCGGCGGGTGCTGGAGTGCGGTGTGAGACAGATGGACAAGTCCTGATGGCAGAGGCGAGGGACCagtgcagccctgtgccctgctggcacTGTGCTCCAGGTAGGAttggtgctgggcactggggctgggctgtccGTCCCAAGGGGTGGCAATGccctgctgcactgcagggctCTCCTGAAAGCCTGGGACAAGTGCTGAAGGGGCTTTGGGTTGGGAAGGCCCAATCACATTGGAGACCATCCCCAAATTTGAGCAGGATACCAAAGGTGTGGTTTGCTGACCATGCAGGCTCTTCTCCCTTgagcaggctgtgccctggccaTGCCGCACTGCCTCGAATGTAACAGGGCGATACAACACTGAGGAGAAGCGTGGGCAAGAGCTATGGGGtgaggaaggggcaggagaaagggagaacaaggctcccagggactgcCAGCCACCTTCCATCCCTGTAGCACAGTGAGAGGCACAAGAGGGTCTAACAGGCATGGTGAGAGGCACAATCAGATCTGGCAGGCTGGGTACCACAAATTCCTTTAAATACCTGCAGAGCTTCAGCGCTGGTGGCAGGGACATGCTGGTGTGAGCATGGCTGAGGTGGGGGCAATGTGGGGCTGGACTGCATCCCAGGAAGGTCAagctcctgcctggcagcactgtgGCACACACAAAATGCTGGCCTTTggaggggcagggatggcccTGACATTCTGTCAGGGATTCACCATGGCTGTGGCAGGGGTAAGGGGCACTCTGAGAGCTGACTGGGACATCTCAGCAGTGGCTCTGTCCTGTCTCACATCAGTGTTCCCCTCAGATGGCAGCGCATGGTGTGCTGCAACCATCACCATGCCCAGTCCTCTGGTATCCCACAGTGGCATGTTTGCTCCTCTGGTGTAGATTCTGCAAGGTCTTAGGCTTCTGTGGGTCCCAGGCAGGGcaccccagctgctggagcctggACCACAGACggtgcccagagcatggctgtGTACACAAGgtgggcagaactagcagcagggcctggagctggcactgccagtgccagccaaGGGCTGGAGAGCACAGCTGGGTGCTTCCCAGAAGAGGTGCAAGTGCCTGTCCCCAGTGGCTGCTCAGGCACTgcacctgtgccaggggctgctaGGCAGCAAACGTAGTGAACCTTCCTACTCCATCCTACAGGGAAGCATCCAGCACTGCCATCCATGCCCCACAGTCATCCTCTCCATGAAAAACCCTCCCTGTGGTGATGCCAGAACCAGCATTAACACAGGCACTGAGCCAAGGCATTCATGGGGCTGAAGTGCCCAGGGAGACAGCTGCTGAAAATGTGGGGCCCGCCCTTTTGTGCTGTGGTGTCTGGGCCTGCGGAAGGACCAGGGAtgtgggaaggagagaggaagGGAGTGGGAGTCGCGGCAGGGTCACGCGGCTCGGCTTCAGGAAGGCCATGGGATGTGGTTAGCCACAGGCTGCAcgcacagcagcactggagtgggCAGCACAGAACTTGTTGGCCATGGGTGAAAatgtgctggagctgccctggccccaaAAAGTGCAGATTGCCAGTAGCAGGGTATGGTTCCACCCCTCATGCCCCAGGGTGTCCCCCTCCTCTCCGGGCAGGTCACTTATGCCACTGTGTCTCTACTTGGCTCTGTAGAAATCTTCACCAGCCACCGGCCACCCCCATCTCAGACACAACCGGGCTACCAGGATCCATCCTGCTTCTCGCCCATGGCTGAGCCCCTGTTCAGCAGTGGGGGGTCCCTGATGGGTGCTCGAGGTCTGCCTGTGAGTCCTGAGGCCCCACTCCTACCTGGCACCCTCCCCCAGGTGAGTGGAATCCCAACCTTCAGCCTTTGTCTTACTGGTGGTGTACCAGTCACCTACCCTGACCCTGCCATGTCTTCTGCAGCCCAGTGGtgcctcccagctcagcctccacACCGCCTTCCTGGGGTCTGAGCTGCCCCTGGCCCCCctgccccccgagccccccgacATGGCAcccagcagcctcagcccccAGCTCCGACGCAAGCCCACACTGCAGTACGACTTCCCTGGCAAGTGCCTCAGCCTGGAGCCACCAGCACCCCACTATGTCCCCCCCATTCCATCTCCCCCGGCACCACTACTGAGCCTGGAACCCCCCTTCTCCCCCACCTCAGCCCCCCACTCTAAGTTCCCCTACAGCAGTTCACCTGACCCCTCGCTTGCCACccaccctccctcccctctctcAAGCCCTTGCTTTGCCCCCTatgtcccagggctgggctaTGCCACAGGCATGGGGCCCCAGGGGTactccagccctgctgtctcccagctcctgccccctTCCCTGCCGGGCAACCCCAGGTTTACCCCCACCAAGGGGCCACCCCAGGGTGAGGGTGGGCGGCCCAAGGTGAAGCCCAGTGGCACCAAGGCAAGGAGGCTGCCAGGACAtcccctgtcccacctgcctGAGTCCaacccctgccccagccagctCCTGACCACAGGTAACAGGGTTGGGGGGCTGTTGGGGTACACAGGAGTGAGGTGGGGAGCATGCTGTTGTGGGGATCAGAGTGGGaaccccatttttccctggGGTTGGGACACAGCGAATACTGGGCAGGGCACATGGCAGTCCCTATAGTGGGGTAGTTCCAAACCCAGGGGTGAAGCCATGCCTGAGGGACCAGCCCTGGATTCAGTGGCCTCAGAGGGAAatgcagcccagccccaggattTGGtaacaggcactgctgggaagtTTCTGTGTCCCTAGTCTGGTCTCTATGGCCCTGTTGGTACAAgaggctgggggggggggggttacTGGTGTCCTGCCTGATATGCTGCCTGTGGGTGTGATGGGACAGGTCCCTTGGGCACAGTTATGGTCCTCTGCTCGCTTGAgggcggctggggctccctgcctgcctgaaGCTCCTGAGAACTCCCCTGTGAGGAGAACAGACTCCTCCTCCAGCGGTGCATCCCTGTTCTCTGGGGCAATCCAGTAGAGAAGGGGCTGCAGCAGTTCTGGTGCAGGGAGGGGCTAGCTGtctcctggagcagggaaggagagcaAGGATCAAAGCCCCAAGAGCCCCACAGCAGTGCCCAtctgctccctgcccctcagctaAGCAGGACCTGGCGCTGGATACCCCTTGCCCGATAGGTGCAGGACTCATGCCCACGACCCCTGTCTCTGTGGTAAGCACTCAACAAACCCCCAGGTTGGGAATTGCTTCTCCTGGCCTCTGGGGAAGGGGTGGAGATGGGCTCTGGGCATCATATTTTGGTGTGGGCTGGACAGAaatggagggaaggaggggcCATGTGGCTGGGTGGCTGGGGACGGCAGGAGTTGCCTGGGTTTCTTCTCCTGTGAAACAACCAAGGCAGAGGTAAGAGACATCCTGCTTGCAGGGCCCCTTTTCTGGTgcactgtggctgcccctgcagatggtggcaggggctgcacatCCTGTGCAGCCTGGTGTGTGTGGGGTGCTGATCTCCCAACTCCCCTTCCTCTGTCttttcccagcagcagagcactgtCTCCAAAGTCCCTGCCACCTTCCTCTCCAGAACGGCCCAGATGAGCCCAGGTCTGgctcctggctccagcccttCGCAAATGTTGCTGCACACAGTGGGCAGGCAGCTGGGCCCCCTGCAAGTccccaaggcagagcagctttCCCCCACCTCAGCTTGTGGTGAGTCTGGAGCACCCCAAGGAGCTCCACAGGGcactggggctcctgcagagaGCTCGGACCAAGCACTGGAACTTTTATTTTGGCTACAATCCTGGCTCTTTCTATTTATCCTGCTGAGCATGGAGGGCTCCTTCTGTGCCCCTTCACCTGCTTCTTTCTCcagcagcaaaagcagaaatAGGGAAAGACAAAAATGGAGCAAAATGTCGGACTGTGGTTTTGAAACCCTGGAGCTTGGTTTTGGAGCAAGAAGCATCCGCTTTCACCCACAGTAACCAGCGCAGCTGCTGGAAACCAGGCTCTGGTGTTGTTCCCAGTTCATTTTGGTGCTGCATACCACAACTTCGCTGCCCTCGCAACTCTTTTCCATGCAATTTCCACCCCAAGAAATGCTGGGAATTTAAAATCTCAAATCCCAGATGTTATCATTTCTGAACAGCTGTAAAATGAGAGGGACTTGGGATAATGTGTGCTTGGAGGCTGAAGTGGAGCATCCCCATCAGCTGAGTGGGGTGGCTtgtcctgggctgggggcagcactGTGGGATGCCCCTCTCTGCCCGTCCCAGGTGCTGAGATGTCACCTTGTCATGAGTGCTGTTGCTATCCCTCTCTTCATAGCAGCACCTTCCCTTTTTCAGGCAGTGAATGGCCCAAGCCCAGCCAGGCTTCCCCAGGATCCACTGCAAGGCAGGGCACTAGCATCTCCCTGCACCAGCCCCTGTCCCGTCCAGGAAGGCCTGAGTCCACCAAGGTATGGCAGGAGCTGCCAACTTCATATGCACccccctttcctcctccccccaagACACCATCCACCCTCACTTCAAGCTTTGGGCCAGCCTGTTCCCAGTGGGGCTGGTAGCCCacggctgtccctgctgctgggaggtgCCTGATGGCGCTGACCTGCAGCTGGAGAGCCGCCGCATCACACACATCTCCGCTGAGCAGAAGAGACGCTTCAACATCAAGCTTGGCTTCACCACACTGCATAGCTTGGTGAGCACACTGAGTGCTCAGCCCAGCATCAAGGTGAGcacccagggccagccctgggcaTGGAGGGACACGGCACATCACCCAGAGACACTGCATGCCTGCTGTGAcccacagcacagagctcctctccTGCGCCCCAGCCTGTGGTGCAGAAGGTTGGAGCACACAGCAGGCACACAGTGTGGCTGTGCAAGGGTGGTCTGGGCCCCCTTCCTCTCTCACCCCATGGCTCCTCAGGTCAGCAAGGCCACCACCCTGCAGAAGACAGCCGAGTATATCTgcaagctgcagcaggagcgggcagctctgcaggatgaGGCACAGCGTCTGCGGGAGCAGATCGAGGAGCTCAATGGCTCCATCAAGTAAGGAGGCTGTGGCTGGGGGAGATGGGGGAGCACTGCCTGCTTTGGGGTAGCCAGGCAGGGCAAGAAGCAATGCCAGGATAGCAGCAGGACATGACAGGTCTCCCTGGAGCACCTCCCATCTGACAATCCCTCCTCAAACCCTCTCTGTGGGAGGGGTGATGCTCAAGAGGCAGGACAAAGTAGGGCCAGGTCCCACACctgccctggggagggggtCATTGGCTGGCAACTCCTGCTGAGCTTCCATAGCTCCCAGCCTCCCGAACATGGCCCCACAATACTGGCTTGTAccccacagcctgtgccaggagcagctgccagccaCAGGGGTGCCCATCACACGGCAGCGCTTCGACCACATGCGCAGAATGTTTGATGAGTATGTTCGCTCCTCCACACTGCAAAACTGGAAGTTCTGGATCGTATCCTTTGGGGCCACTGCCTGCTGCTCCATCTCACCCTCCACCAGGCACCAGGTGCTCTGGttcatctgctgctctgggtCTTTGAGGTCCCTCAAGCTCGGGAGGTTTTGGGGAGATGTTTCCCAGCCACAGTCACATGATGGGAACATGCTGATATTCTGTGGTTAGGAGGGATATTCTGCTCCAAGGGATCAAAACCAGTTGGATAAATGGTCCTCAGGGAGAAGGGAAGTGGAGCTAAGCTTATGGAGGGAATTGCTCCTGATTACATGGGAACTTGCTCTGAGAGGCAGCAGCCATGGATTAGGAAAGGTCCAGACACAAAGCTGTGGACATGATGGCTTGGTCTTGGTGGCTGCATGCCATACCCTGGAAACACAGGGATGGCAAGGATCAAGGGCCAAGAAACCTATGGGCAAAGGGCTGGATCTGCTCCTCTGTGAGCATGGATTAGACACACTGGGACTCACTGGCAGAGCCTGTGAGGTCTGTGAAATCCCAAGTGGCAGAGTGATGAAAGGCACTGCTGCCCATGGTCCTATCCAGCACAGGGCATCCGGACAAGGCAGAGGTGACTTCTgatgcagagctggggagctTCTTCCTCAGGACAGGGGGTATTGTAAAGCCAAGATGGGCTCTAGCACATGCTTGTGGTGGAGGGATGTCTGTGGGTTACTGCCTGCACAAAATCTGCAGGCTGGAAGTAATAGGAGAGCTTATGGGACACACTGGTGTCCTGCCTTGTCCATGAGCACTTTGCTAGCTGGCTCCCTGACCTGCTCTGGAGGACGTGTTGTGTCTCAGCAACCTTttctggcagccccagccatgAAAAACCCCAGGGGTTTTGAATCTCTCCCACTGCCTACCCAGGTGACACTTAGACCATCACCCCAGCAGTCTAGGCTAGTGCCAGGTGTGGTGCTGCGCTGGGAAGGAAGTCAGCAGGTCTGTCCCATGGCCTGTCCTGCTGTTCCAGCAGTTCTGCTCCATGTCCAGACAAGAAAGTCTGTCCTGCTGCCATAGGAAGGTCATGCCCACACCTGGGAGGAGTGAGACCATTGTCATAGCCAAGCTGGTCCTTAACTCCTCTGATCCCACCAGTTCAGTATCATCATTCGGCCCCTCTTCGAGTCTTTCAATGGAATGGTGTCCACAGCCAGCATGGAGAGCCTCACTCAAACATCCCTCGCTTGGCTGGACCAGCATTGCTCCCTCCCAGCACTTCGGCCAAGTAGGTGGACCTGTGCCTGGCTGTGGCACCCTGAGCAAGTTGGGTAGGCATGGACTCCTCAGTCCATGAAAGGCACCCTCGAAAGGCAGAGGGGAAAAGGAcaggggtgtcctgggggaCGGAAAGGCTGATCTGTGGGAAGTCCTGCGGCTCCTGCTCAGTGATTTCCCGTGCTCCTGTCACATCCACGCCCCGGCTGAGCCGGAAGTGCCCCAACCCCgtgtcctggcagggcaggctcagccctccccaaagcccctcgGGGTGGGTTTCCTTCCACCGCgtctgctggggctgtggaaGCAACCAGTCCCACCATTCCGGGGACTGGAGCAGGGCCGTGCAGCGCCGTCTTCCCCAGGATGGGTCACGCCTTCCAGCCCCCTGTCCGCTATCCCCGCAGCCGTCTTGAGTTCCCTGCGGCAGCTGAGCATCTCCACCTCCATCCTCAGCGACCCGGCCCGTGTCCCCGAGCAGGCGGCGCGGGCAGTGGCGGCGCTGGGACGCCCCGGCGGCGCTGGGACGCCCTCCATCTGACTGCTCCAGGGACTCCGGGGTGTCCCACGGGCACCGGCGTGGGGAGTCGGGACTGCATGAGGGCTGTCCCGCGCCTGTTCCCCTGCAATAAAGGTcttgctgtgccacagcctccGCGTGGTTCTTCAGCCCCGGCACCGCTTTGGCACGGCCGGGAAGGGCCGGGACCTGAGGGGGGTGACACCGAAAGGCGTGAAAGCCGGGACTGGGAcgggagccaggggctggggggaatgggggaaacCGAGGTTGGGGGCAAGTGAAGGAAGAGGCTGTGGGGGAGTGAAGGGAGGTGCGGACAGAGGCTGGCGAAGGCAGGGGGTGGGGTTAAGGTAAGAGCTGGCGGGAGGTGATGGCCGGGGTTTGCGGGAGCAGGGGCTGTAGGGGAGCCGGGGTTGGGGAGCATGAGGGCAGGGGGATGGGGTTGGGACGGGGACCTAGAAGCTGTATGATAGGGCACGGGCTGGGGTGCTCAGGTGCTGGGGGAGTGCGTTAGAAGAGGGTCTGGGGGGGTTTACGGGGCTTGTGGGAGGGAGGGGCTGAGAGCAGGGGCTAGGAAGGGGTCAGGAGTGTCCGTTGCTGAATGGGGGGACGGCCGGGGCGGGGGGTGCAGTACCACCGCCAGAGGCCGCCCTGCGCGTATTACCGGGGTCGCGTATGCGCACACGGAAGTTCCCCCGCTCCTGGTACCGGCCGCTGACGCGGCGGCGGGAACATGGAGgcggcagcagtgctgggtgggTCGGTGCTGCCGGGCGCTCTCATCGTCCTCatccttgtcctgctgctggcgGTCGCGCTGCTCCGCTCTGCTCCGCGGGAGATCCCCACCGCCCCGCAGGACGGTGAGTACCGTGCGGACACTGGGGCACCGGGCAGCGCGGAGCGTAGCTGAACCGTACCCACCGACCCCTCTGCTCCCGCAGAACCCAGGGCGAACGGGCACGCCAGGCCGGAGGAGCCACGGAAGGCGAAGCAGGCGGCGAGAGCTCGCAGGGAGAAGCGACACCAGCACAGCTTCGCacaccagctgctggtggctgccCTCAAGGTACCGCGTTTGCACGGGGCCGGTGCCTTCCCGGTGCTGATGCCAGTGTGCTCCTCGGTATCGGTGTCCCCCCTCGATATTGGTGCCCCGCCGGTGCCCCGTCCGCCCCCGGTGCCGTTGTCCTGCCGGGGTCGGTGCAGGTGTGCCTCTCGATGCTCGTGCCCTGCCTGTGCCGGTGTCCTTCTTCCCCCCCCCGCCCGGTGCTGGTGTTCTACTgctcctccccatcccctccccgcATCCTCCGGGGGCTCTCTGTGACCActctctctctgcagggccacagcagcccagtcACCTGCCTGGACTTCAGCAGCAACGGCAAGTACCTGGCATCATGCTCCGAGGACCGCACAGTGCGGTTGTGGAGCACCCGGGACCTGGCAGGACGGGAGCACCGCTGCCTGCGCGCCAACATGGGGCTGGACCATGCCGAGCTCGTCCGCCTCAGCCCCGACTCACGGTATGGCCAGACCTTGTACTGGCACCAGGATGTCATGCAGAGCTGCCAGTCTCATGGCCAAGCTGTGGTGGGATCAGTGGTGTTGCTCTGGGATGGGTGGAGGCAGCGTCTCTCACTGGATCATCATGATATCACTGATCCATGGCTTTTCCTGAGAGCAGCTGGAacttaatcacagaatcacagtaGTTCGAGTTGGaggggacctctggagatcatctagttcAGCTCCTGGTGGGTTAATGTGGTTTTCAGGGTAAATATCCCTGCACCCAGGTTGCTGCCCCTATGGAAGGTACCTGCTGAGGTCAATGCCAGCTGACTCTGCAGCTAGAATGTGCTGCTGAGTCTCTCCAGTGGTCAGGGGAGCTCTTGCTGGGTGGGAAATTTGGTGGAAGAATGTGTTTTGGCTTTTTGAAGTGGTCTCTTTTAGAAAGAGAGGAAGGGATTTTATTTCCTGGTGTGGATAATAAATTTCAATCTTTTTCATTCAGTGTTGCAGTTGAGCCAACACAGGGAGAGAACTTGGCCCTTGTAAATATTGTTACCTGGCACCATATCCCTCTTCCCAGGTGCCTCTGAGTgacctgggctgagctggggctcAGAGCCTGTCCTTCCACAGGGCTTTCATTGTCTGGCTGGCCAGTGCTGAGACTATTCGTGTCTATAAGATGACCAAGAAGGATGATGGCAGCTTCACCTTCACTGCGACTTCTGGGGACTTCCCAAAAA of Passer domesticus isolate bPasDom1 chromosome 19, bPasDom1.hap1, whole genome shotgun sequence contains these proteins:
- the MLXIPL gene encoding carbohydrate-responsive element-binding protein isoform X2; the protein is MAGTQVGLPGPFLEPPVGPCPVSDSDSDSEDAAVGGTGPNAAAQNYSQVIHSGHFMVSCPHSDSLPRRRHHRAEPELADPRSIDPTLTRLFECMSLEYSGKLVSPKWKNFKGLRLLCWDKIRLNNVIWRAWYIQYVERRKNPVCGFITPLEGMEADEHRKPEAVVLEGNYWKRRIEVVMREYHKWRIYYKKRLRKSTREGGISSPKRAEDVWKPTEKWCNQLFCNVVPMLLGDEEEDRGSRQHFDLDTFLSDISDTLFTMTQMPSTHQVLPEDAYVGNADMIQPDLAPLQPSLDDMDISEIFTSHRPPPSQTQPGYQDPSCFSPMAEPLFSSGGSLMGARGLPVSPEAPLLPGTLPQPSGASQLSLHTAFLGSELPLAPLPPEPPDMAPSSLSPQLRRKPTLQYDFPGKCLSLEPPAPHYVPPIPSPPAPLLSLEPPFSPTSAPHSKFPYSSSPDPSLATHPPSPLSSPCFAPYVPGLGYATGMGPQGYSSPAVSQLLPPSLPGNPRFTPTKGPPQGEGGRPKVKPSGTKARRLPGHPLSHLPESNPCPSQLLTTAKQDLALDTPCPIGAGLMPTTPVSVQSTVSKVPATFLSRTAQMSPGLAPGSSPSQMLLHTVGRQLGPLQVPKAEQLSPTSACGSEWPKPSQASPGSTARQGTSISLHQPLSRPGRPESTKLESRRITHISAEQKRRFNIKLGFTTLHSLVSTLSAQPSIKVSKATTLQKTAEYICKLQQERAALQDEAQRLREQIEELNGSINLCQEQLPATGVPITRQRFDHMRRMFDEYVRSSTLQNWKFWIFSIIIRPLFESFNGMVSTASMESLTQTSLAWLDQHCSLPALRPTVLSSLRQLSISTSILSDPARVPEQAARAVAALGRPGGAGTPSI
- the MLXIPL gene encoding carbohydrate-responsive element-binding protein isoform X5, producing MAGTQVGLPGPFLEPPVGPCPVSDSDSDSEDAAVGGTGPNAAAQNYSQVIHSGHFMVSCPHSDSLPRRRHHRAEPELADPRSIDPTLTRLFECMSLEYSGKLVSPKWKNFKGLRLLCWDKIRLNNVIWRAWYIQYVERRKNPVCGFITPLEGMEADEHRKPEAVVLEGNYWKRRIEVVMREYHKWRIYYKKRLRKSTREGGISSPKRAEDVWKPTEKWCNQLFCNVVPMLLGDEEEDRGSRQHFDLDTFLSDISDTLFTMTQMPSTHQVLPEDAYVGNADMIQPDLAPLQPSLDDMDISEIFTSHRPPPSQTQPGYQDPSCFSPMAEPLFSSGGSLMGARGLPVSPEAPLLPGTLPQQSTVSKVPATFLSRTAQMSPGLAPGSSPSQMLLHTVGRQLGPLQVPKAEQLSPTSACGSEWPKPSQASPGSTARQGTSISLHQPLSRPGRPESTKLESRRITHISAEQKRRFNIKLGFTTLHSLVSTLSAQPSIKVSKATTLQKTAEYICKLQQERAALQDEAQRLREQIEELNGSINLCQEQLPATGVPITRQRFDHMRRMFDEYVRSSTLQNWKFWIFSIIIRPLFESFNGMVSTASMESLTQTSLAWLDQHCSLPALRPTVLSSLRQLSISTSILSDPARVPEQAARAVAALGRPGGAGTPSI
- the MLXIPL gene encoding carbohydrate-responsive element-binding protein isoform X3, whose amino-acid sequence is MAGTQVGLPGPFLEPPVGPCPVSDSDSDSEDAAVGGTGPNAAAQNYSQVIHSGHFMVSCPHSDSLPRRRHHRAEPELADPRSIDPTLTRLFECMSLEYSGKLVSPKWKNFKGLRLLCWDKIRLNNVIWRAWYIQYVERRKNPVCGFITPLEGMEADEHRKPEAVVLEGNYWKRRIEVVMREYHKWRIYYKKRLRKSTREGGISSPKRAEDVWKPTEKWCNQLFCNVVPMLLGDEEEDRGSRQHFDLDTFLSDISDTLFTMTQMPSTHQVLPEDAYVGNADMIQPDLAPLQPSLDDMDISEIFTSHRPPPSQTQPGYQDPSCFSPMAEPLFSSGGSLMGARGLPVSPEAPLLPGTLPQPSGASQLSLHTAFLGSELPLAPLPPEPPDMAPSSLSPQLRRKPTLQYDFPGKCLSLEPPAPHYVPPIPSPPAPLLSLEPPFSPTSAPHSKFPYSSSPDPSLATHPPSPLSSPCFAPYVPGLGYATGMGPQGYSSPAVSQLLPPSLPGNPRFTPTKGPPQGEGGRPKVKPSGTKARRLPGHPLSHLPESNPCPSQLLTTAKQDLALDTPCPIGAGLMPTTPVSVQQSTVSKVPATFLSRTAQMSPGLAPGSSPSQMLLHTVGRQLGPLQVPKAEQLSPTSACGSEWPKPSQASPGSTARQGTSISLHQPLSRPGRPESTKKRRFNIKLGFTTLHSLVSTLSAQPSIKVSKATTLQKTAEYICKLQQERAALQDEAQRLREQIEELNGSINLCQEQLPATGVPITRQRFDHMRRMFDEYVRSSTLQNWKFWIFSIIIRPLFESFNGMVSTASMESLTQTSLAWLDQHCSLPALRPTVLSSLRQLSISTSILSDPARVPEQAARAVAALGRPGGAGTPSI
- the MLXIPL gene encoding carbohydrate-responsive element-binding protein isoform X4; translation: MAGTQVGLPGPFLEPPVGPCPVSDSDSDSEDAAVGGTGPNAAAQNYSQVIHSGHFMVSCPHSDSLPRRRHHRAEPELADPRSIDPTLTRLFECMSLEYSGKLVSPKWKNFKGLRLLCWDKIRLNNVIWRAWYIQYVERRKNPVCGFITPLEGMEADEHRKPEAVVLEGNYWKRRIEVVMREYHKWRIYYKKRLRKSTREGGISSPKRAEDVWKPTEKWCNQLFCNVVPMLLGDEEEDRGSRQHFDLDTFLSDISDTLFTMTQMPSTHQVLPEDEIFTSHRPPPSQTQPGYQDPSCFSPMAEPLFSSGGSLMGARGLPVSPEAPLLPGTLPQPSGASQLSLHTAFLGSELPLAPLPPEPPDMAPSSLSPQLRRKPTLQYDFPGKCLSLEPPAPHYVPPIPSPPAPLLSLEPPFSPTSAPHSKFPYSSSPDPSLATHPPSPLSSPCFAPYVPGLGYATGMGPQGYSSPAVSQLLPPSLPGNPRFTPTKGPPQGEGGRPKVKPSGTKARRLPGHPLSHLPESNPCPSQLLTTAKQDLALDTPCPIGAGLMPTTPVSVQQSTVSKVPATFLSRTAQMSPGLAPGSSPSQMLLHTVGRQLGPLQVPKAEQLSPTSACGSEWPKPSQASPGSTARQGTSISLHQPLSRPGRPESTKLESRRITHISAEQKRRFNIKLGFTTLHSLVSTLSAQPSIKVSKATTLQKTAEYICKLQQERAALQDEAQRLREQIEELNGSINLCQEQLPATGVPITRQRFDHMRRMFDEYVRSSTLQNWKFWIFSIIIRPLFESFNGMVSTASMESLTQTSLAWLDQHCSLPALRPTVLSSLRQLSISTSILSDPARVPEQAARAVAALGRPGGAGTPSI